From a region of the Erinaceus europaeus chromosome 14, mEriEur2.1, whole genome shotgun sequence genome:
- the NPTX1 gene encoding neuronal pentraxin-1 yields the protein MPARTCALLALWLLGGAAADFGPTRFICTSVPADADMCGAAVAAGGADELRTNVLQLRETVLQQKETILSQKETIRELTTKLGRCESQGTLDAGGGRKQASSGKNTMGDLSRTPAAETLSQLGQTLQSLKTRLENLEQYSRLNSSSQTNSLKDLLQSKIDDLERQVLSRVNTLEEGKGGPRNDTEERLKIESALTSLHQRISELEKGQKDNRPGDKFQLTFPLRTNYMYAKVKKSLPEMYAFTVCMWLKSSAAPGVGTPFSYAVPGQANELVLIEWGNNPMEILINDKVAKLPFIINDGKWHHICITWTTRDGVWEAYQDGTQGGNGENLAPYHPIKPQGVLVLGQEQDTLGGGFDATQAFVGELAHFNIWDRKLTPGEVYNLATCSTKALSGNVIAWAENHIEIFGGATKWTFEACRQIN from the exons ATGCCGGCTCGCACCTGTGCGCTGCTCGCTCTGTGGCTGCTGGGCGGCGCGGCCGCAGACTTCGGGCCCACGCGCTTCATCTGCACCTCGGTGCCGGCGGACGCCGACATGTGCGGGGCGGCCGTGGCGGCCGGCGGAGCGGATGAGCTCCGGACCAACGTGCTGCAGCTCCGAGAGACGGTGCTGCAGCAGAAGGAGACCATCCTCAGTCAGAAAGAGACCATCCGCGAGCTGACCACCAAGCTGGGTCGCTGCGAGAGCCAAGGCACGCTGGACGCGGGCGGCGGCCGCAAGCAGGCCAGCTCAGGCAAGAACACCATGGGCGACCTGTCCCGTACCCCAGCCGCCGAGACGCTCAGCCAACTCGGACAAACTTTGCAGTCGCTCAAGACCCGCCTGGAGAACCTCGAG CAGTACAGCCGCCTCAACTCATCCAGCCAGACCAACAGCCTCAAGGACCTGCTCCAGAGCAAGATAGATGACCTGGAGAGGCAGGTGCTGTCCCGGGTGAACACCCTGGAGGAGGGCAAGGGGGGGCCCCGCAACGATACCGAGGAGCGGCTGAAGATCGAGAGCGCCCTGACCTCCCTGCACCAGCGAATAAGCGAGCTGGAGAAAG GCCAGAAGGACAATCGCCCCGGGGACAAGTTCCAGCTCACCTTCCCGCTACGTACCAACTACATGTATGCTAAGGTGAAGAAGAGCCTGCCTGAGATGTATGCTTTCACCGTGTGCATGTGGCTCAAGTCCAGTGCAGCACCCGGCGTTGGCACACCCTTCTCTTATGCCGTGCCTGGCCAGGCCAATGAACTGGTGCTCATTGAGTGGGGTAACAACCCCATGGAGATCCTCATCAATGACAAG GTGGCCAAGCTGCCCTTTATCATCAATGATGGCAAGTGGCACCACATCTGCATCACCTGGACCACCCGGGATGGGGTCTGGGAAGCCTACCAGGATGGCACCCAGGGTGGCAATGGCGAGAACCTGGCGCCCTATCACCCCATCAAACCCCAAGGGGTGCTGGTGCTGGGCCAGGAACAG GACACTCTGGGTGGCGGGTTTGATGCCACACAAGCATTTGTGGGCGAACTGGCCCATTTCAACATCTGGGACCGCAAGCTGACCCCGGGGGAGGTGTATAACCTGGCCACCTGCAGCACCAAGGCCCTATCGGGCAACGTCATCGCCTGGGCTGAAAACCACATCGAGATCTTTGGAGGTGCCACCAAGTGGACATTCGAGGCCTGTCGCCAGATCAACTGA